Below is a window of Treponema primitia ZAS-1 DNA.
AGAGTCTTTCTATCATTTAGTAATGCTAAAATGGTTTTCCGCCATATAAGCGCGGTAAATATTCTTAGGGATTCAAAGTTCTTCAAGGACCGCTTCACTCTTCTGCACGAAAATGATAAAATTCTCAAATGCGTATTTCAATAGCTCAGATTAATTCCACCATCGGCGATTTTCTCGGCAACCGGGAAAAGATATTGGCCTTTACCAGAAAAGCCCGGGAGGAGCAGCACGCCGATCTGGTCCTGTTTCCGGAATTGGCGGTTTGCGGGTATCCCCCTATGGACCTGCTGGATCAGGATAGCTTTGTGGAGATGAACATCCGTACCCTGCACATGCTCCAACGGGAACTACCCCAGGACATTGCGGTGGGTCTTGGTTTTGTTAACCGGAACCCCTATTCCCGGGGCAAGTCCCTGGTCAACGAATACGGCATCCTGTTTGAGGGGAAGCTGGCCTTTGAACAGCTAAAAACGCTGCTCCCCACCTATGATGTGTTTGATGAAGCCCGGAACTTTGAACCCAGCCGGGAATGGTCCGCCTTTGAGTACAAGGGTGAGCGCATAGGTTTTGCTATCTGCGAAGATGTGTGGCGGGAAACGGATATCCCCGGCACCAGCTATATTCGTGATCCTGTGCGTGAACTCCTGGATCGGGGGATCAGCCTCCTCTGCGTACCCTCCGCCTCCCCCTATGTGGCGGGCAAGCTCAAGGTACGCCGGGATCTGGCGGAGCGCATCGCCATCCGGGGTAATATCCCCCTGGTCTACATCAATGCTGTAGGGGCTAACGATTCTATCCTCTTCGACGGCCGCTCCTTCGTGGTGGCGCCCACAGTGGAGGCTGCCAAATCCGCCTCGGTTAAAAACTACCCCGTGCAGCTCAACGCAAAAGCCTTTGCGGAAGATTTAGTAACCTGGGACTCCGGGGACTCCTTACGGAGTCCCGAGCTATCCCGGGACATACCCCAGGACGATACTGAAGATCCCTTTAACGTGGGACTTACCCGGTATGAACTGGATATGCTGGAAGAAGGCCTGGTGATGGGTATACGGGATTATATGGCCAAGTGCGGCTTTAAGCGGGCCCACCTGGGCCTTTCCGGGGGCATTGATTCCGCCCTGGTTGCCTACCTGGGAGTCAAAGCCATAGGTCCGGAAAAAATCGCCTGCTTCAGCATGCCCTCCCGGTTTTCCTCCCAGGGCTCCAAGGATGACGCCCGGGAGTTGGCAGAAAACCTGAGCTGCCGCTACGAGGTTCTCCCCATAGAATCGGTGTTTACCAGCTTCCTTTCCACCCTGGAAGGGGTCTTTGAAAACCGCCCCTTCGACATTGCCGAAGAAAACCTTCAGGCCCGTATCCGCGGCTCCCTGCTTATGGCCTATTCCAACAAGTTTGACTCCATGCTCCTCACCACAGGAAACAAGAGTGAACTCGCCATGGGTTACTGTACCCTCTACGGTGACATGAACGGCGCTCTGGCCGTCATCGGCGATCTCTTTAAAACCGAAGTCTTTGCCCTCTGCAAGCGGATCAACGAGCGGTCCATCACAGCCGGCGCTAAGGCGATCATCCCTGAAGCGATCATCGTTAAACCCCCCTCAGCGGAACTGCGGCCCGACCAAAAAGACCAGGACAGCCTCCCCCCCTACGAAGTATTA
It encodes the following:
- a CDS encoding NAD+ synthase, which produces MRISIAQINSTIGDFLGNREKILAFTRKAREEQHADLVLFPELAVCGYPPMDLLDQDSFVEMNIRTLHMLQRELPQDIAVGLGFVNRNPYSRGKSLVNEYGILFEGKLAFEQLKTLLPTYDVFDEARNFEPSREWSAFEYKGERIGFAICEDVWRETDIPGTSYIRDPVRELLDRGISLLCVPSASPYVAGKLKVRRDLAERIAIRGNIPLVYINAVGANDSILFDGRSFVVAPTVEAAKSASVKNYPVQLNAKAFAEDLVTWDSGDSLRSPELSRDIPQDDTEDPFNVGLTRYELDMLEEGLVMGIRDYMAKCGFKRAHLGLSGGIDSALVAYLGVKAIGPEKIACFSMPSRFSSQGSKDDARELAENLSCRYEVLPIESVFTSFLSTLEGVFENRPFDIAEENLQARIRGSLLMAYSNKFDSMLLTTGNKSELAMGYCTLYGDMNGALAVIGDLFKTEVFALCKRINERSITAGAKAIIPEAIIVKPPSAELRPDQKDQDSLPPYEVLDEILKLYLFGNLSKDEIVKRGWEADLVSRIIRTVARSEFKRRQAPPVLKVSPRAFGMGRRMPIARSVYEIGERN